The Marinifilum sp. JC120 genome window below encodes:
- a CDS encoding sulfotransferase yields MHSPFFFLHIPKTAGTTLNHIFAAKFPEETICSVYSKEEFDFFKKITTKELERIKLVQGHVFVHDFDEFFSGFMGKNAFTFLREPVSRVVSEYNFLRTWPGNHLYNYLNEEKVTLAEYVSSQRPELIYRGKNLMTRSLCGAVDDDRTMLERAMENLQRLHLVGITERFDESLLMLKKMMNLENVLYEKHNVRKKKKEITEEDVAVVREYNEQDIELYNFACQLFEQRINDLGADFKKELNMFQMMNERYQRISALLMKQNEENGDDFIYGK; encoded by the coding sequence TTGCATAGCCCTTTCTTTTTTTTGCATATTCCAAAAACTGCAGGGACAACGCTAAATCATATTTTTGCAGCTAAATTTCCCGAAGAAACAATCTGTTCAGTATACAGCAAAGAAGAATTTGATTTTTTCAAAAAGATTACGACCAAGGAATTGGAAAGAATAAAGCTTGTTCAAGGGCATGTCTTTGTGCACGATTTTGATGAATTCTTTTCTGGTTTTATGGGTAAAAATGCCTTTACTTTTTTACGAGAGCCGGTGTCGAGAGTCGTTTCAGAATACAATTTTTTGCGTACCTGGCCGGGGAATCATCTTTATAACTATTTGAATGAAGAGAAAGTCACACTGGCAGAGTATGTCAGCAGCCAGCGTCCTGAGCTCATATATCGGGGGAAGAATTTGATGACCCGTTCGCTTTGTGGTGCTGTCGATGATGATAGAACCATGCTTGAACGGGCAATGGAAAATTTACAGAGATTGCATCTTGTCGGCATTACAGAACGATTTGATGAAAGTCTGTTGATGCTAAAGAAGATGATGAATCTTGAGAACGTCTTGTATGAAAAGCATAATGTCAGAAAGAAAAAAAAAGAGATAACAGAAGAAGATGTAGCCGTTGTGCGTGAGTATAACGAGCAGGATATTGAACTGTATAATTTTGCATGCCAGCTTTTTGAACAACGTATAAACGATTTAGGCGCTGATTTTAAGAAAGAGTTAAATATGTTTCAAATGATGAATGAACGCTATCAGCGAATATCAGCACTTCTTATGAAGCAAAATGAAGAAAACGGGGATGATTTTATTTACGGTAAGTAA
- a CDS encoding aromatic amino acid permease, which translates to MNTKTLGAISVVAGTSIGAGMLGLPMTLGNLGFTTGACALVFMWVVAAYSALMLLEINLEFGKGVNFNFMTRKILGHTGQLIGTGSVFFLLYCLIVAYLSGIGGLVSNASGVDPRLGAAIFTAFSVVVLVAGTHIVVQANKYLFILMIAAMLVCFGTLGGQMDLNSLSQGNPTPQALFVTFPVLITSFGYHVCIPSIVNYIGEDKKSLIRILIVGGAMPSFCYLLWLFLSLGSTTPEQLASITNVDALVDLISGGTVWVKTVVSVFASLALVTSFLGVSLSLFDLVAETFKRKDDNMGRIGTSLIVFLPPLGASMLAPDGFIAALAHAGAAFTVIAVLLPCVMIWKMRAAGLNQKFRVFGGRPAIIASFFCGLVIILANYVHA; encoded by the coding sequence TTGAATACTAAAACGCTAGGCGCAATCAGCGTGGTGGCTGGAACTTCTATTGGTGCAGGTATGCTGGGCCTACCAATGACTTTAGGAAATCTTGGATTTACCACTGGGGCGTGTGCCCTTGTTTTTATGTGGGTAGTGGCTGCTTACTCCGCTTTGATGCTGCTGGAAATTAATTTGGAATTCGGGAAGGGCGTAAATTTTAACTTCATGACCCGCAAAATCCTCGGTCATACCGGACAGCTGATAGGCACCGGGAGTGTCTTCTTTTTGTTGTACTGTCTGATTGTGGCATACCTTAGTGGAATTGGAGGTCTTGTTTCTAATGCAAGCGGAGTTGATCCCCGACTGGGTGCCGCTATTTTTACTGCCTTCAGCGTAGTGGTTCTTGTTGCAGGTACCCATATTGTAGTGCAGGCGAATAAATATCTTTTCATTTTGATGATTGCAGCGATGCTTGTTTGTTTTGGTACTCTTGGTGGGCAGATGGATTTAAATTCTCTCTCGCAGGGCAATCCTACTCCGCAAGCTCTCTTTGTAACCTTTCCTGTTTTGATTACTTCTTTTGGTTATCATGTCTGTATACCAAGTATCGTGAATTATATTGGTGAAGATAAAAAGAGTCTCATCCGAATTTTGATTGTCGGTGGGGCCATGCCAAGTTTTTGCTATCTTCTCTGGCTGTTCCTTTCTCTTGGAAGCACGACACCGGAGCAGCTTGCTTCAATCACAAATGTTGATGCTTTGGTCGATTTGATCAGCGGTGGAACTGTGTGGGTTAAGACTGTAGTCTCTGTCTTTGCGTCACTGGCCCTTGTTACTTCGTTTTTGGGCGTTTCGTTGAGTTTGTTCGATCTTGTAGCTGAAACTTTTAAGCGAAAAGATGATAATATGGGACGTATCGGGACCAGTTTGATTGTATTTCTTCCACCGCTTGGTGCATCAATGCTGGCTCCAGACGGTTTTATCGCTGCCCTTGCTCATGCCGGTGCAGCCTTTACAGTTATTGCGGTTTTGTTACCCTGTGTCATGATTTGGAAAATGCGCGCAGCAGGGTTGAACCAGAAGTTTAGAGTTTTTGGCGGCCGTCCGGCAATTATAGCCAGTTTCTTTTGCGGATTGGTGATTATTCTCGCAAATTACGTTCATGCATAA
- the secF gene encoding protein translocase subunit SecF, with translation MGLQIIKPDTKIDFIGFKTKAFVISAVLILLGLGSLVMNGGPKYGIDFAGGIVVQVKFDKEVGVKTVKSALKEAKLPGLVVQSFGHEDDNEILLRTSSSEISSSEVRDKISAGLESGLKGTGFEIQRLEMVGPKVGADLRTKAIEALYFAVLLIAIYISGRFEKRWFAAAIMAGGLFGGITLLQMIGMSTTVLIFGALFITIGLCWYLKLNYALGAIVALIHDITITVGIFSLLGKEFDLTIIAALLTIIGYSLNDTIIVFDRIRENLLGKISDCLADTINISINQTLSRTILTSGTTLLVVAALFALGGGVIHDFALALLIGVGVGTYSSIFVASPILLGFGPSKIEDDMEEAETA, from the coding sequence ATGGGATTGCAGATAATTAAACCCGATACCAAAATCGATTTTATCGGATTCAAGACCAAGGCGTTTGTCATTTCCGCTGTGCTGATCCTTCTCGGACTCGGTTCACTGGTTATGAACGGCGGCCCTAAGTACGGCATCGACTTTGCCGGCGGTATTGTGGTTCAGGTTAAGTTTGATAAAGAAGTAGGCGTAAAGACCGTTAAAAGCGCTCTCAAGGAAGCCAAGCTTCCCGGGCTGGTAGTCCAGAGTTTCGGTCATGAAGATGACAATGAAATCCTGCTCAGGACCTCTTCTTCCGAGATCAGTTCTTCAGAAGTAAGAGATAAAATCTCTGCCGGTCTTGAGTCCGGTCTGAAGGGTACCGGATTTGAGATCCAGCGTCTGGAAATGGTCGGACCCAAAGTTGGTGCCGACCTACGTACTAAGGCTATTGAGGCATTGTATTTTGCAGTGCTCCTGATCGCTATTTACATTTCCGGTCGTTTTGAGAAGCGCTGGTTTGCTGCGGCAATTATGGCTGGTGGCCTTTTCGGCGGAATCACCCTGTTGCAGATGATCGGTATGTCCACCACCGTACTCATTTTCGGTGCGCTGTTCATTACTATCGGATTGTGTTGGTACCTGAAGCTTAATTACGCTCTAGGTGCAATTGTGGCACTTATCCATGATATTACGATCACTGTGGGTATTTTCTCCCTGCTCGGCAAGGAGTTTGACCTGACCATCATTGCAGCCCTGCTGACCATCATCGGTTACTCTCTGAACGATACCATTATCGTTTTTGACCGTATCCGTGAGAACCTGCTCGGCAAGATCAGTGATTGCCTCGCTGATACCATCAACATCAGTATCAACCAGACCCTTAGCAGAACCATCCTTACTTCCGGCACAACCCTGCTGGTTGTAGCGGCTCTGTTTGCATTGGGCGGCGGCGTAATCCATGATTTCGCTCTCGCACTGCTCATCGGTGTCGGCGTCGGTACTTACTCTTCAATCTTCGTTGCAAGTCCCATCCTTCTCGGGTTTGGACCCAGCAAGATCGAAGACGATATGGAAGAAGCTGAAACAGCTTAG
- the yajC gene encoding preprotein translocase subunit YajC produces MFFADVAHAMGAAGQQAQGGPMGALGSFLPLILMFAIFYFLLIRPQQKKAKAHKAMLEAIQRGDRVLTAGGIYGRVTAVDGDELTVELAEGFQVKVERSFVSNLANPAKKEEKKDK; encoded by the coding sequence ATGTTTTTTGCAGATGTCGCACACGCGATGGGTGCAGCCGGACAGCAGGCCCAGGGCGGGCCCATGGGCGCACTTGGTTCTTTTCTCCCTCTCATCCTCATGTTTGCAATTTTCTATTTTCTGCTTATCAGACCGCAGCAGAAAAAAGCTAAAGCGCACAAAGCTATGCTGGAAGCAATCCAGAGAGGCGACCGTGTTCTTACCGCAGGCGGTATTTACGGCAGGGTAACCGCTGTAGATGGCGATGAACTGACCGTTGAGCTTGCAGAAGGTTTTCAGGTCAAGGTTGAGAGATCTTTTGTTTCCAACCTCGCTAATCCTGCGAAAAAAGAAGAAAAGAAAGACAAATAA
- a CDS encoding 4Fe-4S binding protein, whose protein sequence is MKKISPQLLRDSIQCAMTLFCIWVGHRFYLFYQWMIGNSDIAVSKPGAVEGFLPISSLLSLKQLFSKGVFDEVHPAGLTIFIAVMVMSLIVRKGFCGYLCPVGFIHNLLNRIGQKFCKIITIKGKIEFGMLIPKYIALAFFLITVFFKMSGREVDAFIHSPYNFTAEAKMMLFFTDMSTTAALIVGAILVLGVFIPYFWCRFLCPYGALLGILAKISPVAIKRDEDKCISCGKCNTACPGGIEVDLKQTINSPECVGCTQCINACPVDGCLNVTDRLSRVKLPWYIIAAGSLLILLVYYAAAKFTNHWDSPYPLEMLRKYYMMM, encoded by the coding sequence ATGAAAAAAATATCCCCTCAACTGCTGCGGGATTCCATTCAATGCGCCATGACTCTATTCTGCATCTGGGTGGGACACCGCTTTTATCTTTTCTACCAATGGATGATCGGCAATTCCGACATTGCAGTGAGCAAGCCCGGTGCGGTGGAAGGGTTCCTGCCCATCAGCTCCCTGCTTTCCCTGAAACAGCTTTTCAGCAAAGGTGTCTTTGATGAAGTGCATCCCGCGGGGCTGACTATCTTTATTGCGGTCATGGTCATGAGCCTGATCGTGCGCAAAGGATTTTGCGGTTACCTCTGTCCGGTTGGGTTTATTCACAATCTGCTGAACAGAATCGGACAAAAATTTTGCAAAATTATTACTATCAAAGGCAAAATAGAATTCGGGATGCTGATTCCCAAATACATTGCTCTGGCCTTTTTCCTGATTACTGTTTTCTTCAAAATGAGCGGACGTGAAGTGGATGCCTTCATCCATTCCCCGTACAACTTCACTGCCGAAGCCAAAATGATGCTTTTCTTCACCGACATGAGCACCACTGCGGCCTTGATTGTCGGGGCAATATTGGTATTGGGAGTTTTTATCCCCTACTTCTGGTGCCGTTTCCTCTGTCCTTACGGCGCACTGCTAGGCATACTCGCCAAGATTTCCCCGGTTGCCATCAAGCGTGACGAAGACAAATGCATCAGCTGCGGAAAATGCAATACGGCCTGCCCCGGAGGAATTGAAGTGGACCTGAAGCAGACCATCAACTCCCCAGAATGTGTGGGCTGTACCCAGTGCATCAACGCTTGTCCGGTGGATGGCTGTCTGAATGTCACCGACCGTTTAAGCCGGGTTAAACTACCATGGTATATCATCGCTGCCGGATCACTGCTGATTCTGCTGGTCTACTATGCAGCTGCAAAATTCACCAACCATTGGGACTCTCCCTATCCGCTGGAAATGCTGCGCAAATATTACATGATGATGTAA
- a CDS encoding universal stress protein, whose translation MEEHMSVKTILWPTDLSRYSRESIDEVVSLSTLYNAKVVVLYSTIDLCSYFPAYGNYPDQDRLNDFRDWEVEKARKSLNKLCEEELRSCPLIEIRLTLGDPVKNIIEHAKKENADLIVISSHGLGSEKKNSAPDAIGSVTDQVIKQSPVSVHVIKNR comes from the coding sequence ATGGAGGAACATATGTCAGTTAAAACTATTTTGTGGCCGACGGACCTGTCGCGCTACTCACGTGAATCAATAGATGAGGTGGTTTCCCTATCTACCCTCTACAACGCCAAGGTTGTTGTACTCTACTCTACAATTGACCTCTGCTCTTATTTCCCCGCCTACGGAAACTATCCAGACCAAGACAGACTCAACGACTTCCGGGATTGGGAAGTTGAAAAGGCCAGAAAATCCCTCAACAAACTTTGTGAAGAAGAACTGCGAAGCTGCCCGCTGATTGAAATCCGACTCACTCTTGGAGATCCAGTAAAAAATATCATTGAACATGCAAAAAAGGAAAACGCCGACCTAATTGTCATTTCCAGTCACGGTCTGGGGAGTGAAAAGAAAAACTCCGCTCCTGACGCCATCGGAAGTGTAACAGATCAGGTTATCAAGCAATCCCCGGTTTCAGTACACGTTATCAAAAACAGATAA
- a CDS encoding HlyD family secretion protein has protein sequence MNRKTVFKLLFAALFLLFLYWVSTYFIAYTDDAYLETDIIRMAPRVKGHVLSVEIKDNQLVAKDELLAVIDPTPFQINFKSSKARLNQATSKLEMQNKNLEAAEALFKESQASLTLAATTEQRFRKLIKSKTVSRQAYDEKLEAYRKALDRHKESGAEVAEARAAVLAQTHDTHHAQAQLDMAEYEMEHTRLYAPVNGFITALNIKPGDYAKIGQPIMAVVSDEDWRVIANYREQLVRHIKPGQHVTVHLDNYPWQLFDGEVQGIARGVSRSPASKKLLPYVEPKTNWIRLSRRFPVRIHIKRPERIRLLSGSDARTIVVY, from the coding sequence ATGAACCGCAAGACCGTTTTCAAATTGCTTTTTGCAGCCCTATTTCTACTATTTCTATATTGGGTATCAACATATTTCATAGCCTACACAGATGATGCATATCTGGAAACGGACATTATCCGCATGGCTCCGCGAGTGAAAGGACATGTACTTTCGGTTGAAATTAAAGACAACCAGCTGGTTGCAAAAGACGAACTTCTGGCAGTCATCGACCCTACCCCTTTTCAAATCAATTTTAAAAGCTCAAAAGCAAGACTGAATCAAGCCACTTCAAAACTTGAGATGCAGAACAAAAACCTTGAAGCAGCAGAAGCCCTGTTCAAAGAAAGTCAGGCATCTCTAACCCTTGCCGCAACAACTGAACAAAGATTTCGCAAACTTATAAAATCCAAGACCGTATCAAGGCAGGCTTATGATGAAAAACTCGAAGCTTACCGCAAGGCATTGGACAGACACAAAGAATCCGGGGCAGAAGTAGCCGAAGCAAGGGCCGCTGTTCTCGCACAGACACACGACACACACCATGCTCAGGCCCAGCTGGATATGGCTGAATATGAAATGGAGCACACCAGACTCTATGCCCCGGTAAATGGATTTATCACCGCCCTGAACATCAAACCCGGTGATTACGCTAAAATCGGCCAGCCCATAATGGCTGTGGTTTCAGATGAAGATTGGCGGGTCATAGCAAATTATCGCGAGCAGCTGGTCCGGCACATAAAACCGGGACAACATGTGACCGTGCATCTCGATAATTACCCATGGCAGCTTTTTGATGGTGAGGTGCAAGGAATCGCCCGCGGGGTTTCGCGCAGTCCGGCCTCTAAGAAACTGCTCCCCTATGTGGAACCGAAAACAAACTGGATCAGGCTTTCCCGTCGCTTTCCGGTGCGTATCCACATTAAAAGACCGGAAAGAATTCGCCTGCTGAGCGGTTCCGATGCCCGTACAATAGTCGTCTACTGA
- the secD gene encoding protein translocase subunit SecD — translation MNGSLRWKIVLTLLVVVFGVAYLLPSMPAVQNSGMARFLPDDKISLGLDLKGGIHLTLGVDMDKALDNNLSRMGDDLKAVAREEGIIVLKPKVLKGERVEAILLKQAQQEKLEKLVKENFGNLTILSTAVKPDGKVTYVFAPTPEYKKYLTKLTMDQAIKTIRNRIDQFGVAEPDIRKQQGNRIQVQLPGMQDPERAIKIIGKTAHLEFKLVDENADLEKAQKGIVAPGREVTVIMHRLPDGSYIEKPIVLKKDAMLTGEYITDAQTRFDQFNQPYVTLNFNSRGARIFERVTGENIKKRMAIVLDGKVYSAPTIQDKIAGGRASITGSYTTEEAHDLAIVLRAGSLPAPVKILEQRTVGPSLGQESIDKGVSAAVVGSVLVLGFMLVYYGFAGIVANVVLVLNVVLILAGLAAFGATLTLPGIAGIILTIGMAVDANVIIFERIREELRRGLTAKAAIVEGYSRATLTILDANITTVIAAVILYQFGTGPVRGFAVTLTLGILTSMFTAIFVTRILFDLYTSKRAADAPLNI, via the coding sequence ATGAACGGGAGTCTTCGTTGGAAAATAGTTCTGACCCTGCTTGTTGTCGTGTTTGGAGTTGCTTACCTCCTTCCTTCAATGCCTGCGGTTCAGAATTCGGGAATGGCTCGCTTCCTGCCTGATGATAAAATCAGTTTGGGGCTTGACCTTAAGGGCGGTATCCATCTCACACTTGGTGTGGATATGGATAAAGCTCTGGATAACAACCTTTCTCGTATGGGAGACGACCTCAAGGCCGTTGCTCGCGAGGAAGGCATCATTGTATTGAAGCCCAAAGTGTTGAAGGGCGAGAGAGTCGAAGCTATTCTTCTCAAGCAGGCCCAGCAGGAAAAGCTGGAAAAGCTTGTTAAGGAAAATTTCGGTAATCTCACTATCCTCAGCACCGCAGTGAAGCCTGACGGCAAAGTCACTTACGTTTTTGCTCCTACTCCGGAATACAAGAAGTACCTGACCAAGCTGACCATGGATCAGGCTATCAAGACCATCCGCAACCGTATTGACCAGTTCGGTGTGGCTGAGCCGGATATCCGCAAACAGCAGGGTAACCGCATTCAGGTGCAGCTGCCCGGTATGCAGGATCCTGAAAGAGCTATCAAAATTATCGGTAAAACCGCCCATCTTGAATTCAAGCTGGTCGACGAAAATGCCGATCTTGAAAAAGCTCAGAAGGGTATTGTTGCCCCCGGCCGTGAAGTTACTGTCATTATGCACAGACTTCCTGACGGTTCATACATTGAAAAACCAATTGTTCTTAAGAAAGACGCCATGCTGACCGGTGAATACATCACCGATGCTCAGACCCGTTTTGACCAGTTCAACCAGCCTTACGTAACCCTGAACTTTAATAGCAGGGGCGCAAGAATTTTTGAAAGGGTCACCGGTGAAAACATCAAGAAACGCATGGCTATCGTTCTTGACGGAAAAGTATATTCCGCACCGACCATTCAGGATAAGATTGCAGGCGGCCGCGCTTCCATCACCGGTAGCTATACTACTGAAGAAGCACACGACCTCGCTATTGTTCTGCGTGCCGGTTCACTGCCCGCTCCGGTTAAAATCCTTGAGCAGAGAACTGTCGGTCCTTCCCTTGGACAGGAATCCATTGATAAAGGCGTTTCCGCCGCTGTCGTGGGTAGTGTGCTCGTGCTTGGCTTTATGCTTGTCTACTACGGCTTTGCAGGAATTGTTGCCAACGTTGTGCTGGTGCTCAACGTGGTTCTGATTCTGGCTGGTCTGGCAGCATTCGGTGCGACTCTGACCCTTCCCGGTATTGCGGGTATTATCCTGACCATCGGTATGGCTGTTGATGCAAACGTCATTATTTTCGAACGCATACGAGAAGAACTCAGAAGAGGGCTCACTGCTAAGGCTGCTATTGTAGAAGGCTACAGCAGGGCGACCCTGACTATTCTGGACGCAAACATCACCACTGTGATCGCTGCGGTTATTCTTTACCAGTTCGGTACCGGGCCAGTGCGCGGTTTCGCGGTAACACTTACTCTGGGTATTCTTACCTCCATGTTTACCGCTATTTTCGTGACCCGCATCTTGTTTGATCTTTACACCTCCAAGCGTGCCGCTGATGCGCCGCTGAACATTTAA
- a CDS encoding NAD(P)/FAD-dependent oxidoreductase has translation MTYVIIGNGIASLGAIDGIRKYDRKTPITVIGAENTAAYGKPLTSYLLAGRISPERLSMRPDEYYKGKNVTLRLATYINNIDLEAGELRTSDGEKIQFEKLLLATGGTPYVPQVNGLKGEGVYNFTAAKDAYSLIESVKDLKRAVIIGGGLIGLKAAESLYNRGVEVAVVESERRILSLAYDEEAAGLISKRVEEAGMLVRCGVSGKDIVRDKNGKLRGILLEDKSFLEADAIVIAIGVVSNIRLAEEAGIEVDKGVVVDDNMFTGKDGIFAAGDVAQARDVIFDKDKVVPVWSNAYTQGYYAGRNMAGNESKYPGTMSMSSISFFGLPTISVGEVNPDPENPDYEIYTFFDEPKQSYRKLVFKKDQLVGYVLVGDIDFAGMYTSFIKFKFKVDAQTRKRLSQGEPDVLMWPDEFFNKAWNPDSK, from the coding sequence ATGACATATGTGATTATCGGTAACGGCATTGCATCGCTTGGAGCCATTGACGGCATTAGAAAGTATGACCGTAAAACCCCGATAACTGTGATCGGGGCTGAGAATACAGCTGCCTACGGCAAGCCGTTGACTTCCTATCTGCTGGCCGGAAGGATCAGTCCTGAGCGGTTGTCTATGCGTCCTGACGAATATTACAAGGGTAAGAATGTAACCCTCAGATTGGCGACATATATCAATAATATTGACCTTGAAGCTGGGGAGTTGCGGACCTCCGACGGTGAGAAAATTCAGTTTGAAAAGCTTCTTCTAGCCACAGGCGGCACGCCTTATGTGCCGCAGGTGAATGGCCTGAAAGGCGAAGGTGTTTATAATTTTACTGCTGCCAAGGACGCCTACAGCTTAATTGAATCAGTTAAGGATTTGAAGAGGGCGGTTATCATTGGGGGCGGGCTGATTGGTCTGAAGGCTGCGGAATCTTTATATAACCGTGGTGTTGAGGTGGCTGTTGTCGAGAGTGAAAGGCGAATTCTGTCCCTTGCTTACGATGAAGAAGCTGCCGGACTCATTTCTAAGCGGGTTGAAGAGGCTGGAATGCTGGTCCGCTGCGGAGTGAGCGGCAAGGATATTGTGCGCGATAAGAATGGAAAGCTGCGCGGAATTCTACTGGAAGATAAAAGTTTCCTTGAGGCGGATGCCATTGTCATAGCTATCGGGGTGGTTTCCAATATCAGGCTGGCAGAGGAGGCCGGGATCGAAGTTGATAAGGGGGTTGTTGTCGATGACAACATGTTCACCGGAAAAGATGGAATATTCGCTGCCGGCGATGTTGCTCAGGCCCGGGACGTAATCTTTGATAAAGATAAAGTCGTTCCGGTTTGGTCCAATGCTTATACTCAAGGGTATTATGCCGGAAGGAATATGGCAGGGAATGAATCGAAATATCCCGGAACCATGTCCATGAGTTCGATCAGTTTTTTCGGTTTGCCGACAATTTCAGTAGGCGAGGTTAATCCTGATCCTGAGAATCCTGATTATGAGATCTACACTTTCTTTGATGAACCTAAGCAGAGCTACCGCAAGCTGGTGTTCAAAAAAGATCAGCTCGTCGGTTATGTGCTGGTAGGGGATATCGATTTTGCCGGAATGTATACCTCATTTATCAAATTCAAATTCAAGGTAGACGCGCAAACCCGCAAAAGGCTCAGCCAAGGCGAACCGGATGTGCTCATGTGGCCTGATGAATTTTTCAACAAAGCATGGAATCCAGATTCAAAGTAA
- a CDS encoding aldehyde ferredoxin oxidoreductase: MPRILRINTRTKEFNFEELGDYAGLGGRALTSKLVNSEVPGDCHALSAENKLVWAAGILAGSGAANSGRLSCGAKSPLTGGIKESNSGGQFAQVLPRLDILAIVFEDKPEMDAPFSIVEIYADRVEFKDATPIVGMDNYPAHEKLKETYGDKAVTALAGPAGEQCLAASTIQFSDPHLNPARSAGRGGMGAVMGSKKVKAVVLDPEAKGRIKPVNEEAFKVARKRWLEILMGHPVTSEGLPAFGTAILVNIINEAGALPTKNFRYGRFDDVAEISGEKIAEVIESRGGKTKEGCHTGCVIQCSQRYNDKNGNYLTSGFEYETVWGFGANCLIKDIDDIATMDRICDEKGIDTIEMGCTMAVAMDGGVLNWGDSKAGIELLKKIGSSDAMGRIIGNGADFAGQAFGVDRIPTVKGQGLPAYDPRSVKGVGVTYATTPMGGDHTAGYAVATNILKVGGDVDPLSKEGQIELSKNLQIATATIDGLGLCLFVAFAVLDTEDAVQCICDLVAATHGIEFTVEDFIALGVNTLKDELDFNRKAGFTKSDDQLPRFFSEEKLAPHDTVWEYTVEELQAAKV, encoded by the coding sequence ATGCCCAGAATCCTTAGAATCAACACCCGTACCAAAGAGTTCAACTTTGAAGAACTCGGTGATTACGCAGGTCTCGGCGGACGCGCTCTGACTTCAAAACTCGTAAACAGCGAAGTTCCCGGTGATTGTCATGCTCTTTCCGCAGAAAACAAGCTCGTATGGGCTGCCGGTATCCTTGCCGGTTCCGGTGCAGCAAACTCCGGTAGACTTTCCTGTGGTGCTAAGTCTCCCCTGACTGGTGGTATCAAAGAAAGTAACTCCGGCGGCCAGTTCGCACAGGTTCTGCCCCGTCTCGATATTCTGGCTATTGTTTTTGAAGATAAGCCTGAAATGGACGCTCCTTTTTCCATCGTTGAAATTTACGCAGACCGTGTAGAGTTCAAGGATGCTACTCCCATCGTAGGCATGGATAACTATCCTGCACACGAAAAACTCAAAGAAACTTACGGCGACAAGGCTGTTACCGCTCTGGCAGGACCTGCTGGTGAACAGTGTCTTGCTGCTTCCACCATCCAGTTTTCCGATCCGCACCTGAATCCTGCTCGTTCTGCAGGTCGTGGCGGCATGGGTGCTGTTATGGGTTCCAAAAAGGTCAAGGCTGTTGTTCTTGATCCTGAAGCAAAGGGCCGCATTAAGCCTGTTAATGAAGAAGCTTTCAAGGTTGCGCGTAAACGTTGGCTCGAAATTCTCATGGGCCACCCCGTAACCAGTGAAGGTCTGCCTGCATTCGGTACTGCTATCCTCGTTAACATCATTAACGAAGCTGGCGCACTGCCTACCAAAAACTTCCGTTACGGTCGTTTTGACGATGTTGCAGAAATCTCCGGTGAAAAGATTGCTGAAGTTATTGAATCACGCGGTGGTAAAACCAAAGAAGGTTGCCATACCGGTTGTGTTATTCAGTGCTCCCAGCGTTACAACGATAAAAACGGCAACTACCTGACCTCTGGTTTTGAGTACGAAACCGTTTGGGGATTCGGCGCTAACTGCCTGATCAAAGATATTGACGATATCGCCACCATGGACCGTATTTGTGACGAAAAAGGTATCGATACCATTGAAATGGGTTGTACCATGGCAGTTGCAATGGACGGCGGCGTCCTGAACTGGGGTGACAGCAAGGCCGGTATCGAGCTGCTCAAGAAAATCGGTTCTTCCGATGCCATGGGCCGTATCATCGGTAACGGCGCAGACTTCGCAGGTCAGGCTTTCGGCGTTGACCGCATCCCCACTGTTAAGGGACAGGGTCTGCCCGCATACGATCCCCGCTCCGTAAAGGGTGTCGGCGTTACCTACGCAACAACCCCCATGGGCGGTGACCACACTGCCGGTTACGCAGTAGCTACTAACATCCTCAAGGTTGGTGGTGATGTTGATCCTCTTTCTAAGGAAGGACAGATCGAACTTTCCAAGAACCTTCAGATTGCTACCGCAACCATTGATGGTCTCGGCCTCTGCCTGTTCGTAGCCTTCGCAGTTCTGGATACCGAAGATGCAGTTCAGTGCATATGCGATCTCGTTGCCGCAACTCACGGTATCGAATTCACCGTTGAAGACTTTATCGCTCTCGGCGTGAACACTCTTAAGGATGAACTTGATTTCAACCGCAAGGCCGGCTTCACCAAGAGTGACGACCAGCTGCCCCGTTTCTTCAGCGAAGAAAAGCTTGCACCCCATGACACTGTCTGGGAATACACAGTTGAAGAACTTCAGGCTGCTAAAGTCTAA